The following are from one region of the Leptospira selangorensis genome:
- a CDS encoding YnfA family protein, giving the protein MEYFKSIMIFLFAGLCEIGGGYLVWLWYKESKSVIYLIVGGLILALYGIVAALQSSSFGRVYATYGGFFIVMSLLWAWKMDGFQPDRYDIIGSLIALFGVAVIYYTPR; this is encoded by the coding sequence ATGGAATATTTTAAATCAATAATGATCTTTCTGTTCGCAGGTCTATGTGAGATAGGCGGCGGGTATCTTGTTTGGCTTTGGTATAAGGAATCCAAATCGGTAATCTATTTGATTGTTGGTGGATTGATCTTGGCCTTGTATGGAATAGTCGCCGCTTTACAATCTTCTTCTTTTGGAAGAGTGTATGCTACTTATGGTGGGTTTTTTATTGTGATGTCTTTGCTTTGGGCCTGGAAGATGGATGGGTTCCAACCGGACAGATACGATATAATCGGATCATTAATCGCTCTATTCGGTGTAGCAGTGATTTATTATACACCCAGATGA
- a CDS encoding porin, with protein MSRFIFLLCVYSFLEPIFSEELRTQETSDKPKDKIVQNKEEKTDLKNSSEGKEEEEVEGLKAEELNPKKKENLVIPIQFGFFVDGYYNASLNRPASKELLYTTQATRTNEYNINLAYLDAKVETDKYRGRFAVQFGTSVVANYSGEGTTGKTSNESSIRNMQEAYGGVRLGKSTWLDAGIYFGHLGYESWISHENFVYTRAFSLDYVPYYVSGARLSGKITDKLSYQLHLNNGYQVVTDNNKDISGGFRLEWNPLGNLMFRWNTFIGNEQPTTTPKETRYYNNFIAEWKPFQRLTLASSFDVAYQERASREDLVYTPEGPIYLRRDGTAFRQTYVGNFWLAYRFLPDWRIGMRLERYLDREQMIIVTNTKDGFQTSGATATLDYHPDPAILVRFTYQYRRSMDSIYPHENNTSKLDRMFIFSLSIKI; from the coding sequence TTGTCCAGGTTTATTTTTTTACTTTGTGTTTACTCGTTTTTGGAGCCTATTTTTTCCGAAGAACTTAGGACCCAGGAAACCTCAGATAAACCTAAAGACAAAATTGTTCAGAATAAAGAAGAAAAGACAGATCTTAAAAATTCTTCGGAAGGAAAAGAAGAAGAAGAAGTAGAAGGTCTTAAAGCGGAAGAATTAAATCCTAAAAAGAAAGAGAATCTGGTAATCCCGATCCAATTCGGTTTTTTCGTTGATGGCTATTATAATGCAAGTTTGAACCGACCTGCATCTAAAGAACTATTATATACAACCCAAGCAACTCGAACCAACGAATACAATATCAACCTGGCATATCTAGATGCCAAAGTGGAAACCGATAAATACAGAGGAAGATTTGCAGTCCAATTCGGTACATCGGTCGTAGCAAATTATTCGGGAGAAGGGACCACAGGCAAAACTTCTAATGAATCTTCTATCCGAAATATGCAAGAAGCGTATGGAGGTGTTCGATTAGGAAAATCCACTTGGCTGGATGCGGGGATCTATTTCGGACATTTAGGATACGAGTCTTGGATTTCTCATGAGAATTTCGTTTATACTCGCGCATTCTCTCTCGATTACGTACCTTATTATGTTTCAGGAGCAAGATTGAGTGGTAAGATCACAGATAAACTTTCTTACCAACTTCATTTGAATAATGGATACCAGGTAGTCACGGACAATAACAAGGATATCTCTGGCGGTTTTCGATTGGAATGGAATCCTCTTGGAAACTTGATGTTTCGTTGGAATACCTTTATAGGCAACGAACAACCGACTACTACCCCGAAAGAAACCAGATATTATAATAATTTTATCGCAGAATGGAAACCATTCCAACGACTTACATTAGCTTCTTCTTTTGATGTGGCTTACCAGGAAAGAGCAAGCAGAGAAGATCTGGTATATACTCCTGAGGGTCCAATCTATCTTCGTCGAGATGGCACAGCATTTAGACAAACCTATGTGGGAAACTTCTGGCTCGCGTATCGTTTTTTACCCGATTGGAGAATCGGTATGCGATTGGAAAGATATCTAGATCGGGAACAAATGATCATTGTCACGAATACTAAGGATGGTTTCCAAACAAGCGGTGCAACTGCTACCTTGGATTATCATCCAGATCCTGCCATTTTAGTAAGATTTACCTACCAGTACAGAAGATCCATGGATTCCATATATCCTCATGAGAATAATACATCCAAACTAGATCGTATGTTTATCTTCTCACTTTCTATTAAGATCTAA
- a CDS encoding DUF6935 domain-containing protein yields MDRILKYVSILSILLFAATLSAQNETYTVTANSWPADFSSFESFRDANASTSQGAVIVLLAALSIYSKNAEEGKKALIICLDANSLISDTSPNGYKGFNINRNTIDLVKRQLEQHPYLIGSYLPGSSFQNGYKPSNPPYNFTLTSNRFSGTEESGQKKLFLPSSGADTPRPVTVKRNAKGVWKASEFSSLLVGIKKPATSNPADDL; encoded by the coding sequence ATGGATCGAATTCTAAAATACGTTTCTATTCTTTCGATTTTATTGTTCGCGGCGACTTTATCCGCTCAAAATGAAACCTATACTGTAACAGCAAATTCTTGGCCTGCTGATTTTTCTTCTTTCGAGTCGTTTAGAGATGCGAATGCAAGTACTTCCCAAGGAGCGGTTATCGTTCTTTTGGCTGCACTTTCTATCTATTCCAAAAATGCGGAAGAAGGTAAGAAGGCGTTAATCATCTGCTTGGACGCTAATTCTCTCATCTCGGATACTTCTCCCAATGGGTACAAAGGTTTTAATATCAATCGAAACACGATCGATTTAGTGAAAAGACAGTTAGAGCAGCATCCTTATTTAATAGGTTCTTATCTTCCTGGCTCTTCTTTCCAAAACGGTTACAAACCTTCTAACCCTCCATATAACTTTACCCTGACTTCTAATCGATTCAGTGGAACAGAAGAATCCGGACAGAAAAAATTATTTCTTCCTTCTTCCGGCGCGGACACTCCAAGGCCTGTAACTGTAAAAAGAAACGCGAAAGGTGTGTGGAAAGCTTCCGAGTTTTCCAGTTTATTAGTAGGAATTAAAAAGCCTGCGACTTCTAATCCTGCGGACGATCTTTGA
- a CDS encoding ZIP family metal transporter: protein MSSNIILSGFLASLVAGLCTGLGAAGVFAIRQLSTKLEDGLLSFAAGIMLSASFFSLLLPALEIGEIHFQDKSSAAGIVILGLLFGVGILFLIHKYSPHEHFISGKEGPDTKALSRIWLFVVAITLHNFPEGMAVGVGFAGDGLSSGISLATGIGIQNIPEGLAVAVSLLSVKYSKLQSFTIAFLTGLIEPIGGLVGSFAVSIAGPMMPWTMGFAAGAMLFIIVGEIIPETHKRGFHDFSALTLIFGFVFMMYLDTIFG, encoded by the coding sequence ATGTCTTCTAATATCATATTATCCGGATTTTTAGCAAGTTTAGTCGCAGGACTCTGCACTGGTCTTGGAGCAGCAGGTGTTTTTGCGATCAGACAACTTTCTACAAAATTAGAAGACGGGCTTTTAAGTTTTGCAGCGGGGATCATGCTTTCTGCATCGTTCTTCTCTTTATTATTACCTGCATTAGAGATTGGTGAAATTCATTTTCAGGACAAAAGTTCTGCTGCTGGTATCGTAATCTTAGGCTTACTCTTTGGAGTTGGAATTCTATTTCTGATCCACAAATATTCTCCTCACGAACATTTCATTTCAGGAAAAGAAGGACCTGATACAAAAGCCCTCAGCAGGATCTGGTTATTTGTAGTAGCAATCACCCTTCATAATTTTCCGGAGGGAATGGCGGTTGGGGTTGGATTCGCTGGAGACGGTTTATCTTCAGGGATCTCTCTTGCAACAGGTATAGGTATCCAAAATATTCCGGAAGGATTGGCGGTTGCAGTTTCACTTCTATCCGTAAAATATTCTAAACTTCAATCTTTCACCATCGCGTTCTTAACCGGATTGATAGAACCGATCGGAGGATTGGTCGGAAGTTTTGCGGTCTCTATCGCAGGACCGATGATGCCTTGGACGATGGGATTTGCCGCAGGTGCTATGTTGTTTATTATAGTAGGTGAGATCATTCCGGAAACTCATAAGCGAGGATTTCATGACTTCTCTGCTTTGACCCTGATCTTTGGGTTTGTGTTTATGATGTATTTAGATACGATTTTTGGGTAA
- a CDS encoding DUF1801 domain-containing protein, translating into MVSKKLKQTKDNSEIISEILKPHTKGVLEIVNSLRSKIKKEFSEFEERGYPVWKAIGFRDKNSGYVCGIFPFAENVRLIFEWGVLLKDPDRILLGDTKQIRYLEYSSSKEIDINVIRNFLEQSLGLPKGKKEKEMIIDSMNSIKKPVLKKRKS; encoded by the coding sequence ATGGTTTCTAAAAAACTCAAACAAACTAAAGATAATTCTGAGATCATTTCAGAAATACTAAAGCCACATACAAAGGGGGTTTTAGAGATTGTAAATTCTCTCAGGAGTAAAATCAAAAAAGAATTTTCTGAATTCGAAGAAAGGGGTTATCCGGTTTGGAAGGCGATCGGTTTTAGAGATAAAAATTCGGGTTATGTATGTGGTATATTTCCATTTGCGGAAAATGTACGTTTAATCTTTGAGTGGGGAGTTTTGCTCAAAGACCCCGATAGAATTTTGTTAGGAGATACAAAACAGATTCGTTATTTAGAATATTCTTCTAGCAAAGAAATAGATATAAATGTTATCAGAAACTTTTTGGAGCAAAGCTTGGGATTGCCAAAAGGTAAAAAAGAAAAAGAAATGATCATAGATAGTATGAATTCTATAAAAAAACCTGTTCTTAAAAAAAGGAAATCATAA
- a CDS encoding PhzF family phenazine biosynthesis protein, whose protein sequence is MKSEYTIFQIDAFTDSLFKGNPAAVVPWEGEWLPDSKLIELAAENNLSETAFFRPRKEKGEYDLRWFTPGVEVDLCGHATLATAFAIYEVIENRSDISSLKFHTKSGVLEVFRENGTYYLDFPARPPVKTEYSQDDVASCFNIKAKEILKARDILFVFEKESDIINLIPNHDALTKLPFFAAIVTAPADSGKSYDFVSRFFAPAKGVPEDPVTGSSHCTLIPFWSEKFGKKELNAYQTSARGGHLVCENRGERVRIGGNCKLYLKGSFYLE, encoded by the coding sequence ATGAAATCAGAATATACTATTTTCCAAATAGATGCATTTACGGATTCCTTATTCAAAGGAAATCCTGCGGCGGTTGTTCCCTGGGAAGGAGAATGGTTGCCGGACTCCAAACTCATTGAGTTAGCAGCTGAGAATAATTTATCAGAGACTGCATTCTTTCGCCCCAGAAAAGAAAAGGGGGAATACGATCTGAGATGGTTTACTCCTGGTGTTGAAGTGGATCTTTGTGGTCATGCAACTTTGGCGACTGCATTTGCAATTTACGAGGTGATTGAAAATAGATCGGATATTTCTTCTTTAAAGTTCCATACGAAGAGCGGGGTCTTGGAAGTGTTTCGGGAAAATGGAACATACTATTTGGATTTTCCTGCGAGGCCCCCTGTAAAGACCGAATATTCTCAGGATGATGTGGCTTCTTGTTTTAATATAAAAGCAAAAGAGATTTTGAAAGCTCGAGATATCTTATTCGTTTTTGAAAAAGAATCAGATATTATAAATTTAATTCCGAATCATGACGCTCTTACAAAACTTCCATTCTTTGCTGCGATTGTGACCGCTCCGGCAGACAGCGGGAAGTCTTATGATTTTGTTTCCAGATTTTTTGCTCCAGCTAAAGGAGTTCCGGAAGATCCGGTGACCGGTTCTTCTCATTGTACATTGATCCCTTTTTGGTCGGAAAAATTCGGGAAGAAGGAACTAAATGCGTATCAAACTTCTGCAAGAGGTGGCCATTTAGTTTGCGAGAATAGAGGAGAAAGAGTTCGTATAGGCGGAAACTGCAAACTTTATCTAAAAGGATCTTTTTATTTAGAGTAG
- a CDS encoding TetR/AcrR family transcriptional regulator, translated as MPTKKKMKKPEGSYHHGNLAETLKALALKRIETSKDSAFTIREIAREAGVSHAAAYRHFPSHRDLLEEISKDGFIKITEEFTKAEKEVSTKDPFERLRKIGLAYISFCLENTGYYRAMWHIDLGPIGNSEDLSEAGKNAFLKLWETVLACESEKITKFEAREMATASWSIVHGYSVLLNECQLNNVILQIDKNNAMKEADKILQILESGLKNKSYK; from the coding sequence ATGCCGACAAAGAAAAAAATGAAAAAACCGGAAGGTTCCTATCATCATGGGAATCTGGCGGAAACCTTAAAAGCATTGGCGTTAAAACGAATAGAAACAAGTAAAGATTCTGCGTTTACGATCCGCGAAATCGCAAGAGAAGCCGGAGTCAGCCATGCCGCAGCATACAGACATTTTCCTTCTCATCGAGATCTTCTGGAGGAAATTTCCAAAGACGGATTCATAAAAATCACTGAAGAATTCACTAAGGCAGAAAAAGAAGTTTCTACAAAAGACCCATTCGAACGTTTAAGAAAGATCGGTTTAGCCTATATTTCTTTTTGTTTAGAAAACACGGGTTATTATAGAGCAATGTGGCATATAGATCTTGGGCCAATAGGAAATTCGGAAGATCTTTCGGAAGCGGGCAAGAATGCTTTTTTAAAACTTTGGGAAACCGTACTCGCTTGTGAGTCCGAAAAGATAACAAAATTCGAAGCAAGGGAAATGGCTACTGCAAGTTGGTCCATCGTTCATGGATATTCAGTCTTGTTAAACGAATGCCAATTGAACAATGTTATCTTACAAATAGATAAGAACAATGCAATGAAAGAAGCAGATAAAATTTTGCAAATTTTAGAATCCGGTTTGAAGAATAAATCTTACAAGTAA
- a CDS encoding NADPH-dependent F420 reductase, producing MKIGVLGTGMVGETIGSKLIEKGHEVKMGSRSATNEKAAQWVSRSGSKASQGTFKDAASFGDILFNCTKGEISVEVLKSAGEETLKGKVLVDLANALDFSKGRPPGLIFGTNDSLGETIQKSFPDLKVVKTLNTMNCTIMVNASAVPGEHDVFVCGNDSEAKKKVSDLLAKDFGWKNIIDLGDITGARATEMILPIWLRLYGTFGNTDFNFHITR from the coding sequence ATGAAAATCGGAGTTTTAGGAACCGGAATGGTAGGAGAAACCATCGGTAGTAAACTAATCGAAAAAGGGCACGAGGTTAAAATGGGATCTCGTTCCGCTACAAATGAAAAAGCAGCTCAGTGGGTTTCTAGATCCGGAAGTAAAGCTTCTCAAGGAACTTTTAAAGACGCAGCCTCTTTCGGAGACATTCTATTTAATTGTACCAAAGGAGAGATCAGTGTAGAAGTTTTAAAATCCGCCGGAGAAGAAACACTTAAAGGAAAAGTTTTAGTAGATCTCGCAAACGCACTCGATTTCTCTAAAGGAAGACCACCAGGTTTAATTTTTGGCACAAATGATTCTTTAGGAGAAACAATTCAAAAATCTTTTCCAGATCTAAAAGTAGTTAAGACACTTAACACGATGAATTGTACTATTATGGTAAACGCTTCTGCAGTTCCGGGAGAGCATGATGTATTCGTTTGCGGAAACGATTCGGAAGCGAAGAAAAAAGTTTCGGACCTTCTCGCGAAGGATTTCGGTTGGAAAAATATTATAGACCTAGGAGATATCACCGGTGCAAGAGCAACCGAAATGATACTCCCAATTTGGTTAAGATTATACGGAACTTTTGGCAATACGGATTTTAATTTCCATATTACCCGATAA
- a CDS encoding MarR family winged helix-turn-helix transcriptional regulator has product MNYESLKLEKQICFPLYASSRAVTALYRPLLEEFDITYPQYLVLLVLWETDRIPLKEIGDKLFLDSGTLTPLLKKMESSGLLTRDRSDLDERSLVVSLTTKGKKLQKKAVCIPERLLEESGLTAEKVQGLKRDLDDLLIILEQKLRNSA; this is encoded by the coding sequence GTGAATTACGAATCCTTAAAGTTAGAGAAACAGATTTGTTTCCCACTTTACGCCTCTTCCAGAGCGGTGACTGCTTTATACAGACCGCTTTTGGAAGAGTTCGATATTACTTACCCTCAATATCTTGTTCTTCTGGTCCTTTGGGAAACCGATAGAATCCCTCTAAAAGAAATTGGGGATAAATTATTTCTGGACTCCGGGACTCTGACTCCTCTTCTCAAAAAAATGGAATCTTCCGGTCTTTTGACTAGAGATAGATCGGATCTGGACGAACGTTCTCTTGTGGTTAGCCTGACCACAAAAGGAAAAAAATTGCAAAAAAAAGCGGTTTGTATTCCGGAACGATTGTTGGAAGAATCAGGTCTCACCGCTGAAAAGGTGCAAGGCCTGAAACGGGATCTGGACGACCTTCTTATTATCCTAGAACAAAAATTAAGAAATTCGGCGTGA
- a CDS encoding carboxypeptidase M32, with product MWESELQNWENILPAFKAYRDEFHNIYHLRNIGSVLHWDMEIGIPSDGLGERGDQLSFLSGLAHKSFIGDSFRSLAEKAREENSRSDAPGKSLRERELHLLFKDLDRSSCLPISWVEEFSKVTSQAHSIWVDARKKNDASSFLPILQKIVDLVFQKADYFGYSTEVYDALLDEYEPEAKAADLEVLFADLRKSLVPLIAKAKDASFPFQGNFPIDSQIPFNTSLPVLLGLPESGFRLDSSAHPFSTSLGSFDKRITTRYEESDPLSSVYSVLHETGHALYEAGISLILGGPSPLKDSVSLGIHESQSRLWENQVGRSKEFWEGIYPLFLKNLGISESSLPFSKLYSFVNKSKPSLIRVEADQITYNLHVLLRFQIERAIFKKELALKALSGAWKDGMKSLLGVDVPDDSKGFLQDVHWSGGAFGYFPTYSLGNIYAAQLYSAFLKQNPRFKDELKNKETSSLLDWLRKHVHSKGRSLEAKELIRQATGEEPNSKYLVEYLDSKIKEQESV from the coding sequence ATGTGGGAATCTGAGCTTCAAAATTGGGAAAATATCCTTCCGGCATTCAAAGCCTATAGGGATGAATTCCATAATATATATCATCTTAGAAACATTGGAAGTGTATTACATTGGGATATGGAAATCGGTATCCCAAGCGACGGCTTAGGCGAAAGAGGTGATCAACTTAGTTTTCTTTCCGGGCTTGCTCATAAATCTTTTATCGGCGATTCATTTCGCAGTCTAGCGGAGAAGGCCAGAGAAGAAAACTCTCGCTCTGATGCTCCGGGTAAATCTCTTAGAGAAAGAGAACTACATTTATTATTCAAAGATTTAGATCGTTCTTCTTGTTTACCAATTTCTTGGGTAGAAGAGTTTTCTAAGGTCACTAGCCAGGCTCATTCTATTTGGGTAGATGCAAGAAAGAAGAATGATGCTTCTTCTTTTCTTCCTATCTTACAAAAGATAGTAGATCTAGTCTTTCAGAAGGCCGACTATTTCGGTTATTCTACAGAAGTGTATGACGCTCTCTTAGATGAATATGAACCGGAAGCTAAAGCAGCCGATTTAGAAGTTCTATTTGCCGATCTTAGAAAATCTTTAGTGCCTTTGATTGCAAAAGCGAAAGACGCAAGTTTTCCTTTTCAGGGAAATTTTCCGATCGATTCTCAGATTCCTTTTAATACAAGTCTTCCTGTTCTTTTAGGTTTGCCTGAATCCGGATTTCGTTTAGATTCAAGCGCTCATCCTTTCTCTACTTCCTTAGGTTCTTTTGATAAAAGGATTACTACTCGTTATGAAGAGTCTGATCCTCTTTCTTCCGTCTATTCCGTTTTGCATGAGACCGGTCACGCATTGTATGAGGCAGGCATTTCTTTGATTCTAGGAGGTCCTTCTCCTTTAAAAGATTCCGTTTCTTTAGGTATTCACGAATCCCAAAGCCGTCTTTGGGAAAACCAAGTGGGAAGATCTAAAGAATTTTGGGAAGGGATCTATCCTTTATTTCTGAAAAACTTGGGTATTTCGGAATCTTCTCTTCCTTTTTCTAAACTTTATTCTTTTGTGAATAAATCCAAACCTTCTTTGATACGAGTGGAAGCTGACCAGATCACTTATAATCTGCATGTGCTCTTACGATTCCAGATCGAAAGAGCAATTTTCAAAAAGGAACTTGCATTAAAAGCTCTTTCGGGCGCTTGGAAAGATGGAATGAAATCTTTGCTAGGTGTTGATGTTCCGGATGATTCCAAAGGATTTTTACAGGATGTTCATTGGAGTGGTGGAGCTTTCGGTTACTTCCCCACTTATTCTTTGGGGAATATTTATGCGGCCCAACTCTATTCTGCCTTCCTCAAACAAAATCCTAGGTTTAAGGATGAATTGAAAAACAAAGAAACTTCTTCTCTCCTTGATTGGCTTAGAAAACATGTTCACAGTAAGGGTAGAAGTTTGGAAGCAAAGGAACTGATCCGACAAGCAACTGGAGAAGAACCAAATTCCAAATATTTAGTAGAATATCTGGATTCTAAGATCAAAGAACAGGAGTCAGTATGA
- a CDS encoding ABA4-like family protein, translating to MTPELTFKLASNFAIIGWLLLAGLPNAKVTKLLVRNGIWPLILSGLYLLILVLHARGGFDFGSLEGVTKLFSNPWVLLAGWVHYLAFDLFVGIWETKEAEVLGISRWILIPCLFFTLMFGPIGYLLFQIVRWRKGGSHASI from the coding sequence ATGACTCCAGAACTAACATTTAAACTAGCCAGCAATTTTGCGATTATAGGCTGGTTATTACTCGCTGGTCTGCCAAATGCAAAGGTAACCAAATTATTGGTAAGGAATGGTATATGGCCTTTGATCCTTTCCGGATTGTATTTGTTGATACTTGTATTACATGCAAGAGGAGGATTCGATTTCGGATCTTTAGAAGGTGTGACAAAACTCTTTTCTAATCCTTGGGTCTTGCTCGCGGGTTGGGTTCATTATCTTGCATTCGATTTATTCGTTGGAATTTGGGAAACAAAGGAAGCAGAAGTTTTGGGAATCTCCAGATGGATACTTATCCCTTGTTTGTTCTTTACTTTAATGTTCGGACCAATCGGTTATTTATTATTTCAAATCGTTCGTTGGAGAAAAGGAGGAAGCCATGCAAGCATCTAA
- a CDS encoding glutathione peroxidase, producing MAQNLYELTATLNNGSEKKLQDYKGKVLLIVNTASQCGFTPQYKGLQEMYDKYKGKGLEILGFPCDQFGHQEPGSDAEIESFCQVNFGVNFPLFKKIEVNGDGAHPVYQYLKKQAPGLLGKSIKWNFTKFLIDKQGNVIKRFAPMTPPEKLDKQIEELLSK from the coding sequence GTGGCCCAGAATTTATACGAACTAACCGCTACTTTAAACAATGGATCCGAAAAAAAATTACAAGATTATAAAGGAAAGGTCCTATTGATCGTTAATACAGCGAGCCAATGCGGATTTACTCCTCAATATAAAGGCCTTCAGGAAATGTACGATAAGTACAAGGGAAAAGGTCTGGAGATATTAGGATTCCCTTGTGACCAATTCGGTCACCAAGAGCCGGGAAGTGACGCTGAGATCGAAAGTTTCTGCCAGGTGAATTTCGGAGTGAATTTTCCTCTTTTCAAAAAGATAGAAGTGAATGGAGACGGAGCTCATCCGGTTTACCAATATCTTAAAAAACAAGCTCCAGGGCTTTTGGGAAAATCCATTAAATGGAACTTTACCAAATTTTTGATAGATAAACAAGGAAACGTGATCAAAAGATTCGCTCCGATGACTCCTCCGGAAAAATTGGACAAACAGATCGAGGAACTTCTTTCCAAGTGA
- a CDS encoding monovalent cation:proton antiporter-2 (CPA2) family protein, whose product MEEKSLLVTAIILLSTAVLCVPVFKKLGIGSIIGYVVGGILIGPHGVRLVTGGTEIMHFAEFGVVLLLFLIGLELRPQTLWVLRKPVFGMGFFQVAVSSLLLGGLIGYLFQLGLIPSIILGISLSLSSTAFALQSLAEKNQLNTSYGRSAFAILLFQDLAVIPVMAILPLAALEPGQTAHNGLNFYKLGTAVAAILLVILSGRFLMRPLFRMIAATGNHEIFVALSLVLVLGVSFAMEKVGLSMALGSFLGGVLLADSEYRHELEANLEPFKGLLLGLFFLAVGMSMNLEILINHPFLIFGLAIGLMSVKGIVLFVLGKIAKLTSDSSSNLAVSISQGGEFAFVILNVAAQLSVLSKETTDYSIVIVTASMILTPFVGIIKEKVIDPYIHEEEERPADPIYEKNRVIIAGFGRVGQIISRMLYLHKIRFTALEHNADQVNAARKFGHKIYYGDASRLDLLNAAGAAQAEILVLAIQDAELSVKIAKIAKENFPNLRIVARARNRSHYFDLMELGIETIRRDTFASSLELAEETLKDLGFLPSEVKYFIQKFRDYDEKMVEDQFKLRHNEKELIAYSKNAVRQLEEAFAADMLQKEAS is encoded by the coding sequence ATGGAAGAGAAAAGTCTACTCGTTACCGCCATTATTCTATTAAGCACAGCCGTTCTATGTGTTCCTGTTTTCAAAAAGTTAGGAATAGGATCCATCATAGGTTATGTCGTAGGAGGAATTCTGATCGGCCCCCATGGAGTCCGACTTGTGACCGGTGGGACCGAGATCATGCATTTTGCAGAATTCGGTGTGGTCCTTCTTCTTTTTTTAATCGGGCTAGAACTCCGACCTCAAACTCTTTGGGTGCTTCGAAAACCAGTTTTTGGAATGGGATTTTTCCAAGTAGCAGTTTCTTCACTTTTATTAGGTGGATTGATCGGGTATCTATTCCAATTAGGTCTTATTCCTTCGATCATATTAGGGATTAGTTTATCACTTTCTTCTACTGCATTTGCTCTTCAATCCTTGGCGGAAAAAAACCAACTCAATACTTCTTATGGAAGATCTGCATTTGCGATCCTTCTCTTCCAGGATTTAGCAGTGATCCCCGTAATGGCAATTCTTCCTTTGGCAGCTTTAGAACCTGGACAAACCGCTCATAATGGATTAAATTTTTATAAATTAGGAACTGCGGTTGCAGCTATTCTTTTAGTGATCCTAAGCGGGCGTTTTTTGATGAGACCTCTTTTCAGAATGATCGCCGCAACCGGTAATCACGAAATTTTCGTAGCTCTCTCTTTGGTGCTAGTGCTCGGAGTTTCTTTTGCAATGGAGAAGGTTGGGCTTTCCATGGCGCTCGGTTCTTTTTTGGGGGGAGTATTACTCGCAGATTCCGAATACAGACATGAGTTAGAGGCAAACTTAGAACCTTTTAAAGGATTATTATTAGGGCTCTTCTTTCTTGCGGTTGGAATGTCCATGAATCTGGAAATTCTGATCAATCATCCGTTCTTGATTTTCGGTCTTGCGATCGGACTAATGTCGGTTAAAGGGATTGTTCTTTTTGTATTAGGAAAGATCGCAAAACTTACTTCCGATTCTTCTTCCAATCTTGCGGTAAGTATTTCCCAGGGTGGAGAATTCGCGTTCGTGATCCTGAATGTGGCTGCTCAACTCAGTGTTCTTTCTAAAGAAACGACCGATTATTCTATCGTAATCGTTACTGCCTCTATGATACTCACTCCTTTTGTAGGGATTATTAAAGAAAAAGTAATAGATCCTTATATACACGAAGAAGAAGAAAGACCGGCTGATCCTATTTATGAAAAGAACCGTGTGATCATTGCTGGTTTCGGACGGGTCGGACAAATCATCTCCAGGATGTTGTATCTGCATAAGATCCGATTCACCGCATTAGAGCATAATGCAGACCAGGTAAATGCTGCCAGAAAATTCGGTCATAAGATCTATTATGGAGATGCAAGTAGACTAGATCTATTGAATGCTGCAGGAGCAGCCCAAGCTGAAATACTTGTACTTGCCATTCAAGATGCAGAGTTATCCGTAAAAATCGCCAAGATCGCTAAAGAAAATTTTCCAAACTTAAGGATCGTTGCTAGAGCCAGAAATAGATCCCATTACTTCGATCTAATGGAACTGGGTATTGAAACAATACGAAGGGATACCTTTGCTTCTTCCTTAGAACTTGCAGAAGAAACTTTAAAAGATCTGGGATTTTTACCTTCGGAAGTAAAATACTTTATCCAAAAGTTCAGGGATTATGATGAGAAAATGGTCGAAGATCAATTCAAACTCAGACATAACGAAAAAGAACTGATCGCTTATTCCAAAAATGCGGTTCGTCAATTAGAAGAAGCTTTCGCTGCGGATATGTTACAGAAAGAAGCTTCTTAA